One genomic region from Vibrio cyclitrophicus encodes:
- a CDS encoding IS3 family transposase (programmed frameshift) encodes MTKRTRRLFSAEFKLEAAQLVLDQNYSVTEAAQAMNVGKSTMDKWVRQLREERQGKTPKASPMTPEQIEIRELKKKLARLEEHNEIFKKSHGSVDVGLTEQFLIIKKLKQSYSVKTLCEVFNVHRSSYHYWLKRPTVINAETVKLRSLVSEAHAASNGSAGARTIADIVTNQGGKLSRYRATKLMRTLGLVSCQVPKHRYRKASQEHIDVPNHLGRQFAVTAPNEVWAGDVTYIWTGNRWMYLAVVIDLFARKVIGWSMSLSPDSRLTGKALSMAYESRGKPKGVMFHSDQGSHYTSRKYRQLLWRFQIKQSLSRRGNCWDNAPMERFFRSLKTECVPTVGYRSFAEAQQEITRYIIGYYCQLRPHQYNGGLTPNESERLYWENSKTVANFS; translated from the exons ATGACAAAACGTACAAGACGACTATTTAGCGCAGAATTTAAGTTAGAAGCAGCTCAGTTAGTCCTAGACCAAAATTACTCAGTGACTGAAGCAGCCCAAGCCATGAATGTGGGCAAGTCCACGATGGATAAGTGGGTTCGCCAGCTTAGAGAAGAGCGCCAAGGAAAAACACCGAAAGCTTCACCGATGACCCCTGAACAAATAGAAATTCGGGAATTAAAAAAGAAGTTGGCTCGCCTTGAAGAGCATAATGAAATAT TTAAAAAAAGCCACGGCTCTGTTGATGTCGGACTCACTGAACAATTCTTGATAATCAAGAAACTCAAGCAGAGCTACAGCGTAAAAACATTATGCGAAGTCTTCAATGTTCATCGAAGTAGTTATCACTATTGGCTTAAACGCCCAACGGTAATTAACGCTGAAACAGTAAAATTGCGCAGCTTGGTCAGTGAGGCTCACGCTGCAAGCAATGGCTCTGCGGGAGCGAGAACCATTGCAGATATAGTCACAAATCAGGGGGGAAAGCTGAGCCGATACCGAGCAACAAAACTTATGAGAACGCTTGGTTTAGTGAGTTGCCAAGTGCCAAAACATCGTTACCGAAAGGCTTCACAAGAACATATTGACGTTCCAAATCACTTAGGTCGTCAGTTTGCGGTTACCGCCCCAAATGAGGTATGGGCTGGTGATGTGACGTATATTTGGACAGGTAATCGGTGGATGTATTTAGCCGTTGTTATCGATCTTTTTGCCCGAAAAGTGATTGGTTGGTCGATGTCTCTATCACCTGATTCTAGACTAACAGGCAAAGCTCTTTCGATGGCTTATGAGTCACGTGGTAAGCCTAAAGGTGTTATGTTCCATAGCGATCAAGGCAGTCATTATACTAGCCGTAAATACCGTCAATTGCTGTGGCGTTTTCAAATAAAACAGAGTTTATCTCGCCGAGGAAATTGTTGGGATAATGCGCCGATGGAGCGTTTCTTTAGAAGTCTGAAAACGGAATGTGTGCCAACTGTGGGTTATCGTAGCTTCGCTGAGGCTCAACAAGAGATTACCCGTTACATTATCGGATACTACTGCCAACTCAGACCACATCAGTATAACGGTGGTCTAACTCCCAATGAATCAGAACGATTATATTGGGAAAACTCTAAAACCGTGGCCAATTTTAGTTGA
- a CDS encoding IS91 family transposase: MSTFIELLRQNHHALKRHHHAQMNGDMHRAIGAMLRCKTEQQGRSQWFCHHCHHDDRLPLSCGHRHCPQCQQRTTTDWLQRQQQKRLPVHYFMVTFTLPYQLRVLARHQPKAIYNGMFKVASGVLKDFANRQQQGDIGFTAVLHTHSRQRNLHPHLHIIVAAGQYDASRQEWHKGNKHYLFNAFALAKVWRARMLETIKQHPRLWLPNGIPKQWVVDCRQVGYGQSALSYLSRYLYRGVLPDEDIIKVTDDTVTFRYKESKTNAWRMRTLPTLKFLLLILQHVLPKGLQRVRDYGFLRGQAHALRVRIQLLLLNLLYLMPPLTAPIRTKAIRVCPCCQHQMACVGVSRPT; the protein is encoded by the coding sequence ATGAGCACTTTTATTGAACTGCTCCGCCAAAACCATCATGCACTTAAACGTCACCATCATGCGCAGATGAATGGCGATATGCACCGTGCCATTGGAGCTATGCTGCGCTGTAAAACGGAGCAACAAGGTCGGTCACAATGGTTTTGTCACCACTGCCATCATGATGACCGATTGCCCCTTTCTTGTGGTCATCGTCATTGCCCTCAATGCCAACAACGCACCACCACTGATTGGCTTCAGCGTCAGCAACAAAAACGGTTACCTGTTCACTACTTCATGGTGACGTTCACGTTACCGTATCAATTAAGAGTGTTAGCGAGACATCAACCGAAAGCGATATATAACGGTATGTTTAAGGTGGCATCGGGGGTTTTAAAGGATTTTGCCAACAGGCAGCAGCAAGGTGACATTGGGTTCACTGCCGTGCTTCATACTCATAGTCGACAACGAAACTTGCACCCACATCTGCACATTATTGTGGCGGCAGGCCAATACGATGCCTCAAGGCAAGAGTGGCATAAAGGTAACAAGCATTACCTTTTTAACGCGTTTGCTTTAGCCAAAGTATGGCGGGCAAGAATGCTAGAAACCATCAAGCAACACCCGAGGTTGTGGCTGCCCAATGGCATACCCAAGCAATGGGTGGTCGATTGCAGACAAGTAGGATACGGCCAGTCTGCCCTGAGCTATTTGTCGCGTTATCTCTATCGCGGTGTACTGCCTGATGAAGATATCATCAAAGTCACCGATGACACGGTCACCTTCCGCTATAAAGAGAGCAAGACCAACGCATGGCGAATGCGCACCTTACCCACCCTCAAGTTCTTGCTGCTCATTTTGCAGCACGTGCTGCCCAAAGGGTTACAACGAGTACGAGACTACGGTTTTCTACGTGGTCAGGCACACGCCTTACGGGTTCGCATTCAGTTGCTGCTATTGAACTTACTCTATCTCATGCCGCCGTTAACAGCGCCAATAAGGACTAAAGCAATACGAGTATGCCCTTGCTGTCAGCATCAGATGGCGTGTGTTGGAGTGAGCCGACCCACGTAG
- a CDS encoding site-specific integrase — MKPADLKRYNALYEQHLTNLKLQGKRPATIDAYSRAVRRITAHFDRVPDTLTTNDLKQFFASLIQTHSWSTIKLDRNGLQFFYRYTLGKQWEWLNIVKPPQVKRLPDILTPQQVSSLITHTRQARYQVFFLTLYSMGLRLGEGLNLMVHDIDSQTMRVHIREGKGGKDRMVPLPMRTLSALRAHWLTHKHPQLLFPGLGQGCDAPMDRGGIQKTMKLVLKECGIQKHASPHSLRHCFATHLLEQGLDLRSLQTLLGHASLNTTARYTRMTQIKQRDAAIAINQLTNALDLKWNIK; from the coding sequence ATGAAACCCGCCGACTTAAAACGCTACAACGCCCTTTATGAACAACACCTTACCAATCTAAAGCTGCAAGGTAAACGACCCGCGACCATTGATGCCTATTCTCGTGCTGTTCGTCGGATCACTGCCCATTTTGATCGAGTTCCTGATACGTTAACCACCAATGACCTTAAACAGTTTTTCGCCTCTCTCATCCAAACCCACTCGTGGAGCACCATTAAACTCGATCGTAATGGCTTGCAATTTTTCTACCGATACACGCTGGGTAAACAATGGGAATGGCTCAATATTGTCAAACCGCCACAAGTCAAACGACTGCCTGACATACTCACACCGCAGCAAGTCAGTTCGCTCATCACTCACACACGACAAGCCCGCTACCAAGTCTTCTTCTTAACACTTTATAGTATGGGGTTGCGCCTTGGTGAAGGGCTGAATCTTATGGTTCACGATATCGACAGCCAAACGATGCGCGTTCATATACGGGAAGGAAAAGGCGGGAAAGACCGAATGGTGCCGCTTCCAATGCGAACACTCAGTGCCCTTCGCGCACATTGGCTCACTCATAAGCACCCTCAATTACTGTTCCCTGGCCTTGGGCAAGGTTGCGATGCGCCCATGGATAGAGGCGGTATTCAAAAAACCATGAAGCTTGTGCTCAAAGAGTGTGGCATCCAAAAGCACGCGAGCCCTCATTCACTGAGACACTGCTTTGCAACGCATTTACTTGAGCAAGGGCTCGACCTGCGCTCACTGCAAACGCTATTGGGTCACGCAAGCCTGAATACCACGGCGCGTTACACCCGAATGACTCAGATAAAGCAACGTGATGCGGCAATTGCCATCAACCAATTGACCAATGCATTGGATTTAAAGTGGAACATAAAATGA
- a CDS encoding IS110 family RNA-guided transposase — protein sequence MSTIQTIGVDLAKNVFSIHGVDAYGKCVLRKTVKRNKLLETFAKLPPCLIGMEACSGAHHWARELLKLGHNPKIMASKFVIPYRQNEKNDANDAEAICEAVSRPKTRFVSIKSEEQQAMLCLHRIRQGLIKTRTATINQLRGLLSEFGIVMPQGRYSAQNTIGSVLEDAENGLPILARELLQDLSNKIQNLNLEVLHYDRRVSALVREMASAKALMDIPGVGEHSASAIVATVNDAKQFGSSRQFAAWIGLVPRQYSTGGHVHLGRISKRGEKHIRTLLIHGARAVIARCKEKTDRNSIWLNQLVERRGYKRAAVALAAKNARIIWALLTTGKEYKINYVNG from the coding sequence ATGTCCACCATTCAAACTATTGGCGTTGACCTCGCCAAGAATGTGTTCAGTATTCACGGCGTTGATGCATATGGCAAGTGCGTCCTACGCAAAACTGTCAAAAGAAACAAACTCTTAGAAACATTCGCGAAGTTACCGCCCTGCCTCATCGGTATGGAGGCGTGCTCTGGCGCACACCACTGGGCGAGAGAGCTACTGAAACTCGGTCATAACCCAAAAATTATGGCGTCCAAATTCGTTATTCCATATAGACAAAATGAGAAGAATGATGCCAATGACGCAGAGGCTATCTGTGAAGCGGTATCTAGACCCAAAACACGATTTGTCTCTATCAAAAGTGAAGAGCAACAAGCTATGCTTTGCCTGCATCGTATTCGGCAGGGGCTAATTAAAACAAGAACAGCGACCATTAACCAACTCAGAGGTTTGCTTTCCGAATTTGGCATTGTGATGCCGCAGGGTCGCTACTCGGCTCAAAACACCATTGGTAGCGTTCTTGAAGATGCAGAAAATGGTTTGCCTATACTCGCTCGAGAGCTACTTCAAGATCTATCGAACAAGATTCAAAACCTTAACCTAGAAGTATTGCACTATGATCGCAGAGTCTCTGCTTTAGTTCGTGAGATGGCTTCAGCCAAAGCCCTCATGGATATTCCAGGTGTCGGTGAACACAGTGCAAGTGCCATTGTCGCGACCGTCAATGACGCAAAACAATTTGGCTCTAGCCGCCAATTTGCCGCTTGGATAGGGTTGGTGCCAAGACAATACTCAACAGGTGGTCATGTTCATCTTGGTCGCATCAGCAAAAGAGGCGAAAAACATATTCGCACTCTACTTATTCATGGCGCAAGAGCCGTTATTGCACGATGTAAAGAGAAAACCGATCGCAACAGTATTTGGTTAAATCAACTCGTTGAACGACGAGGTTATAAACGAGCAGCTGTCGCCCTAGCAGCAAAAAACGCTCGTATAATATGGGCATTATTAACAACAGGAAAAGAGTACAAGATTAACTATGTAAACGGTTAA
- the artM gene encoding arginine ABC transporter permease ArtM, giving the protein MNQQYLSQMLEGLATSLQLTGASLLVGCILSLLMTVTLILRIPAIHWLTRGIITLFTGTPLLVQIFLVYYGPGQFDWIRESFLWTWLSQPWFCAMLALALNTAAYSTLLFRGAFNAIPAGQWEACRALGMDKIATLKVLLPYALRRAVPAYSNEVILVFKGTSLASTITIMDLMGYAQRINGQTYDTLTVFGIAGAFYLAVNGVLTLIFRQVEKKALAFEAV; this is encoded by the coding sequence ATGAATCAACAATACCTCTCTCAAATGCTTGAAGGCTTGGCGACCAGTCTTCAACTGACAGGTGCTTCATTGCTTGTTGGTTGTATTTTGTCATTGCTGATGACAGTAACGTTAATCTTAAGAATACCTGCGATTCACTGGTTAACTCGTGGCATCATTACGCTGTTCACCGGCACACCATTATTGGTTCAAATCTTCTTGGTGTATTACGGCCCGGGTCAATTCGATTGGATTCGTGAAAGCTTCCTGTGGACATGGTTAAGCCAACCTTGGTTCTGCGCGATGTTAGCATTAGCTTTGAACACCGCAGCGTACAGCACGCTACTATTCAGAGGCGCATTCAACGCGATTCCTGCTGGGCAATGGGAAGCATGTCGTGCGCTAGGTATGGACAAAATCGCAACGCTTAAAGTGTTACTGCCATACGCACTGCGCCGCGCGGTTCCTGCTTATTCAAACGAAGTGATTTTAGTCTTCAAAGGCACCTCACTGGCAAGCACCATCACCATCATGGATTTGATGGGCTACGCTCAGCGTATCAACGGCCAAACCTACGACACGCTCACCGTGTTCGGTATTGCTGGCGCATTCTACTTAGCCGTGAACGGTGTATTAACGCTGATCTTTCGCCAAGTAGAGAAGAAAGCCCTCGCATTCGAAGCGGTATAA
- the artQ gene encoding arginine ABC transporter permease ArtQ, with product MQLTGYSLGLVEASWMTVQLAFVSLLVGLVLAVLFAGGEMSRRIAIKWPTTAFVTIVRGLPEILVVLFIYFGSTQVLFMITGDFVEVSPFLSGVVALSLIFASYASQTIRGALKAVSKGQREAASALGIPQSRAFFRVVLPQAVRHALPGLTNQWLVLLKDTALVSLIGVTDLLKQAQLTSAATHEAFTWYATAAAIYLVITLITQRLVKVIDGKFSIQGLGSKGAMA from the coding sequence ATGCAGTTAACGGGTTACTCTTTAGGGCTCGTCGAAGCAAGCTGGATGACAGTTCAGCTTGCGTTCGTAAGTCTATTGGTCGGATTAGTTTTAGCGGTACTGTTTGCTGGCGGTGAAATGTCTCGTCGTATTGCAATCAAATGGCCGACAACCGCGTTCGTGACTATCGTACGTGGTCTACCAGAAATTTTGGTGGTTCTGTTTATCTACTTTGGCTCAACACAAGTGCTTTTTATGATCACTGGTGACTTTGTTGAAGTTAGCCCGTTCTTATCTGGAGTTGTTGCACTGTCACTTATCTTCGCTTCTTACGCTTCACAAACCATTCGTGGTGCATTGAAAGCAGTAAGTAAAGGGCAGAGAGAAGCGGCGAGTGCATTGGGTATTCCTCAATCTCGCGCCTTCTTCAGAGTTGTATTGCCACAAGCAGTAAGACACGCACTACCAGGTTTAACGAACCAATGGTTGGTTCTATTAAAAGACACCGCATTGGTTTCACTGATTGGCGTAACCGATCTATTGAAACAAGCACAATTAACATCTGCAGCAACGCACGAAGCATTCACTTGGTACGCGACAGCAGCAGCAATCTACTTGGTCATCACTTTAATCACACAAAGATTAGTAAAAGTGATTGATGGTAAGTTCTCTATTCAAGGTTTGGGTAGCAAAGGGGCAATGGCATGA
- a CDS encoding lysine/arginine/ornithine ABC transporter substrate-binding protein, giving the protein MKKILLASLIGLASFNAAAQEEIKFAMEATYAPFEYMDENNQIQGFDVDLANALCEELKATCTFHNQAFDSLIPALKFKRYDAAISAMDITEARLQQVNFSDAYYDNSAAFISIEGKVADQAALEGKRVGVQNGSTHQSFLLEQMTGVTAVPYSSYQDAFIDMKNGRIDSVFGDTAVVAEWFKKQDNLTYVGDQVTNQEYFGNGFGIAVNKSNQELVDQLNTALAAVKANGEYDKIFNKYFGK; this is encoded by the coding sequence ATGAAAAAGATTCTACTAGCTTCACTTATCGGCCTTGCTTCTTTCAACGCAGCGGCGCAAGAAGAAATCAAATTCGCAATGGAAGCAACTTACGCACCATTCGAGTACATGGATGAGAACAACCAAATTCAAGGTTTTGACGTAGACCTAGCAAACGCACTTTGTGAAGAATTGAAAGCAACCTGTACTTTCCACAACCAAGCATTCGATAGCTTGATCCCGGCTCTTAAGTTCAAACGTTACGATGCAGCTATCTCAGCAATGGACATCACTGAAGCGCGTCTTCAACAAGTGAACTTCTCTGATGCGTACTACGACAACTCTGCAGCGTTCATCTCTATCGAAGGCAAAGTAGCAGACCAAGCGGCATTAGAAGGTAAGCGTGTTGGTGTTCAAAACGGTTCTACTCACCAGAGCTTCCTACTTGAGCAAATGACGGGTGTAACAGCGGTACCTTACTCAAGCTACCAAGATGCATTCATCGACATGAAAAATGGTCGTATCGATTCTGTATTCGGTGACACAGCCGTTGTAGCAGAATGGTTCAAGAAGCAAGACAACCTAACGTACGTTGGCGACCAAGTAACAAACCAAGAGTACTTCGGTAACGGCTTTGGTATCGCAGTAAACAAGAGCAATCAAGAACTTGTAGACCAGCTGAACACAGCACTTGCAGCCGTGAAAGCGAACGGCGAATACGACAAGATCTTCAACAAGTACTTCGGTAAGTAA
- the artP gene encoding arginine ABC transporter ATP-binding protein ArtP codes for MSIQVKSINKSYGDTQVLHDISFNCESGETLVLLGPSGAGKSSLLRVLNLLEIADNGELDIANEQFDFAGQIQEKQGLKLRRKVGMVFQQYNLWPHMTVMENLIEAPTKVAGLDKQEAIKQAKTVLTTLQLADKADAWPLQLSGGQQQRVAIARALMMKPDVLLFDEPTAALDPEITNQVVSIIKELSGTGITQVVVTHEVDFAKKIASHVLYLEKGYIVEHGTSDSFVNPQTPEFAEYLTH; via the coding sequence ATGAGTATTCAAGTAAAGAGCATCAACAAATCATACGGTGATACCCAAGTTCTTCACGACATCAGTTTTAACTGTGAAAGCGGCGAAACCTTGGTACTGCTTGGCCCAAGTGGTGCAGGCAAGAGTTCATTACTGCGTGTTTTGAACCTACTGGAAATCGCGGACAACGGCGAATTAGACATTGCGAACGAGCAATTCGATTTTGCAGGTCAGATCCAAGAAAAACAGGGTCTAAAATTACGTCGTAAAGTCGGCATGGTGTTCCAGCAATACAACTTATGGCCACACATGACGGTAATGGAGAACTTAATTGAAGCCCCGACCAAGGTTGCAGGCTTAGACAAACAAGAAGCCATTAAACAAGCGAAAACGGTATTAACCACGTTACAGCTTGCAGACAAAGCAGACGCTTGGCCACTTCAACTCTCTGGCGGCCAACAACAGCGTGTCGCGATTGCACGTGCATTGATGATGAAGCCAGACGTGCTGCTGTTTGATGAACCAACGGCAGCGCTTGATCCTGAGATTACTAACCAAGTCGTGAGCATTATTAAAGAATTGAGTGGAACGGGCATTACCCAAGTTGTCGTGACGCATGAAGTCGATTTCGCGAAGAAGATTGCTAGCCACGTTCTGTACCTAGAGAAAGGGTACATCGTCGAACACGGCACCAGCGATTCATTCGTTAATCCGCAGACACCTGAGTTTGCCGAGTATTTAACTCATTAG
- a CDS encoding ABC transporter ATP-binding protein/permease: MQNDVSSTFDSNQQQTQRSTQQAPEPKPEKKSLSILFELSKFIQPYKGRVITALLALIFTASLTLSVGHGIRLLIDQGFSQRSLEDLGSAIQFIMVVVVLISIGTFFRFYLVSSVGERVSADIRLSVFNHVVTLHPSYFETNGSGDIMSRITTDTTLLQSIIGSSFSMAMRSALMCIGAIIMLFATNIKLTLIVLASVPFILIPILVYGRRVRALSRQSQDSMSDVGSYAGEAIEHIKTVQSYSREAQEKASFAIEVEKAYEIGRQRVKQRAILISGVIVIVFSAIAGMLWVGGSDVINGTMSAGDLAAFVFYAIMVASSLGTISEVMGELQRAAGATERLIEILQVESHIVAPVENPTSLDNVTPEVAFDDVTFCYPSRPDQPATSNLTLTAHEGRVLALVGPSGAGKTTLFELLQRFYDPQVGKVTLGGIELNQFDPNELRKQMALVPQQPALFSNDVFHNIRYGNPEATDEQVIEAAKKAHAHEFIQNLPEGYHSFLGERGVRLSGGQRQRIAIARAILKDPNILLLDEATSALDSESEHHVQQALEELMRGRTTIIIAHRLSTIKHADQIAVLDKGQLVDIGDHQSLINSCELYQRLVELQFKHLSR, encoded by the coding sequence ATGCAAAACGATGTCTCTTCTACGTTCGACTCAAACCAACAACAGACTCAGCGATCGACTCAACAAGCACCAGAACCCAAACCTGAGAAGAAAAGCCTCAGCATTTTGTTTGAGCTAAGTAAGTTCATTCAACCCTATAAAGGGAGAGTGATCACCGCTCTGCTCGCGTTGATCTTTACGGCAAGCTTAACGCTGTCTGTTGGCCACGGTATTCGTCTGCTTATCGATCAGGGGTTTAGCCAACGTTCATTAGAAGATTTAGGCAGTGCGATTCAATTCATCATGGTGGTCGTGGTATTAATCTCGATTGGTACCTTTTTCCGCTTTTATTTGGTCTCTTCTGTTGGGGAGCGTGTGAGTGCGGATATTCGCCTATCGGTTTTCAACCACGTTGTGACGCTGCACCCGAGTTACTTCGAAACCAATGGCAGTGGCGACATCATGTCGCGTATCACAACCGACACAACTCTGCTTCAAAGCATCATTGGTTCGTCATTTTCTATGGCGATGCGAAGCGCGCTAATGTGTATTGGCGCAATCATCATGTTGTTTGCGACCAACATTAAGCTAACGCTGATCGTGTTGGCCTCTGTTCCGTTTATCTTGATCCCGATTTTGGTATACGGACGACGTGTGAGAGCTCTCTCTCGCCAAAGCCAGGATTCGATGTCTGATGTAGGCTCTTATGCTGGCGAAGCGATTGAACACATCAAAACAGTGCAAAGCTACAGCCGAGAAGCACAGGAGAAAGCATCATTCGCAATTGAAGTAGAAAAGGCTTACGAAATTGGTCGCCAACGCGTAAAGCAGCGTGCGATTCTTATCTCTGGTGTGATTGTTATCGTGTTCAGTGCGATTGCAGGCATGCTTTGGGTTGGCGGCAGTGACGTTATCAACGGCACTATGTCGGCGGGTGATCTGGCTGCATTTGTCTTCTATGCGATCATGGTTGCTTCATCGCTAGGTACGATTTCTGAAGTGATGGGTGAATTGCAACGTGCGGCAGGCGCAACAGAGCGTTTGATCGAGATTCTACAAGTTGAAAGCCACATTGTTGCGCCTGTAGAAAACCCAACGTCACTGGATAACGTGACACCAGAAGTCGCTTTTGATGATGTGACCTTCTGTTACCCATCAAGGCCGGACCAGCCCGCAACAAGCAACCTCACGCTTACTGCCCATGAAGGCAGAGTATTGGCATTGGTTGGCCCGTCTGGCGCAGGTAAAACCACCCTATTCGAACTGTTGCAACGTTTCTACGACCCACAAGTAGGTAAAGTGACGTTAGGCGGTATTGAACTGAATCAGTTTGATCCGAACGAATTAAGAAAGCAGATGGCGTTAGTTCCTCAGCAACCCGCCCTGTTCAGTAACGATGTGTTCCATAACATCCGATACGGAAACCCAGAAGCAACGGACGAGCAAGTTATCGAGGCGGCGAAAAAAGCGCATGCGCACGAGTTCATTCAGAACTTACCTGAAGGCTATCACAGCTTTCTTGGTGAACGTGGCGTGAGATTGTCTGGCGGTCAGCGTCAGCGTATTGCCATCGCACGAGCCATCTTAAAAGATCCGAATATTCTATTATTGGATGAAGCAACCAGTGCGCTAGACAGCGAAAGTGAACATCATGTTCAACAAGCTTTGGAAGAATTAATGCGTGGCAGAACGACCATCATTATCGCGCACCGTTTATCAACAATTAAACACGCCGACCAAATTGCAGTACTCGATAAAGGACAGCTAGTAGACATCGGCGACCACCAGTCGCTCATCAATAGCTGCGAATTGTACCAACGCTTGGTTGAGCTGCAATTCAAACACCTTAGTCGATAA
- a CDS encoding acyl-CoA thioesterase has protein sequence MEALLSDYPVVTEIPVAWGEMDALNHVNNAVYFRYFETARLDFFKHVELMEEMAITKVGPVLGDTYCKYFRPVTYPDTLMIGSRVTDIQDDRFTMEYAIVSKAQQKLTTVGTATIVMFDFASNQKALLSLRLTNEIEKMNTLKSPCFKQETVTE, from the coding sequence ATGGAAGCACTATTATCTGACTACCCGGTAGTAACAGAAATCCCTGTCGCTTGGGGAGAAATGGACGCACTCAATCACGTTAATAACGCCGTATACTTTCGCTATTTCGAAACCGCTCGCTTAGACTTTTTCAAGCACGTCGAGCTGATGGAAGAGATGGCGATTACCAAAGTTGGCCCTGTTCTTGGCGACACTTATTGTAAATATTTCCGCCCGGTCACTTATCCAGACACGCTGATGATTGGTTCTCGTGTTACAGACATTCAAGACGACCGATTCACCATGGAATACGCGATTGTCAGTAAGGCTCAACAGAAACTGACGACAGTTGGTACTGCGACCATCGTGATGTTTGATTTTGCTTCAAACCAAAAAGCCCTGCTCTCGTTGCGCTTAACCAATGAAATCGAGAAGATGAACACATTAAAGAGTCCATGCTTTAAACAGGAAACGGTGACGGAATAA